In Argiope bruennichi chromosome 4, qqArgBrue1.1, whole genome shotgun sequence, the sequence AGAGCTACACTATCCCTTGGATATTTTAGGGTCCTTTATCTTGCAAACTGCAAAATATtcgattcatatatatattatacttttgaTCTAATATGCTTCAAATCGATTCAAATTCAGCAGAATTTGATTATCTTCTATAAGCTTTTTTCGCcttttcatatgaatttaaaattatgcattcgcatgaattttaaaatgtaatatccaTTTAAGTAgggttttatcttattttattcacACGCATTGTTCAAGTACATTTCTTGatataatgtattttcttttatccCAATTGGTCCAAGTTTTTAGTATTTGAAGGCTATTTTTCAAAAggttacttttaaaagaaattattctgtacaattaaaataagattccaaagtgaaaatatattcaagggatatttcaatatttttacctATTTTGATTAGCAAAAAGCTAGCTATtgtgaaataacatttaattttatgttttcagatATCTAGTATTGGAGGATTAACATGTGGTATTCCTACACGAACAACACCCACTTTGACTCCTACAACTTTAAGAAATATCGAGGAGTCTTTCATGGAACTAAGTTCGATACCTCCTGCCCCATTAGAACATCAGCATCAAGCTGGTTTTGCACCTCCAGTTGTTTCTTTTGCAAGTGTGCCTAAGCAGGAAGATAATCATTGGGCAGATGATTGTATGCTATCTTCTGATAGATCTATGGACTCTCCTATACCATCTGAAGCATCCTCTAGCTCACGTTCGATGAAGACTGGGCGCAGTGGTGGCAGACGCcctttaaaagatgaaaaggtATAAATATAGATGCGTGTGTATAAATTACTCAGATTGATGTTAAAAACTTACTATGTAATGTTTAGGTTTGTCTGCAACTCTGAATTATATTCTCATTAGTGATTGGAAAGTGGCACAAGATATTTTACCTGTTTAATGTCTACACTTTATCTTATGAATTTGTAAAATGGAGTaatctctgaaataaaaataagtgacTGCAAAGTGGTGTTAAAACAATTGTTCtccatagcattttttttctatattattttgtataaaataatatatctatatataaattttgtttttatagttaaGTCCTGAAGAAGAGGAACGAAGAAGAATTAGACGAGAAAGAAACAAACTAGCTGCTGCCCGTTGTCGCAAACGACGCATGGAGCTTACAACTAACTTAATGCAGGTaatgttcattttaataaaatttaattgaaattttctttggaGATAAGAATCTGGTATTTCCTCTTTTTACTGTTCAGTAGTATATGTGCATTGTACCTTTAATAATTGGATCAATATTAcaacatattcaaatttatttttaattaaattactgttCTTGTAATGTGATGTATTTAAATCTTCAGTTTAGCATCATTGaatatcatttcttttacacAGTACTTATTTCTAGTAAATTGAACTGTTTTACATTTTGGAATGCTTATTTGTTAGTTTTATCAAATagttaaaggttaatatttttaataccttgTTTATTCAATCAATATGTAGTCTCAGTCAGGGACATTAAACATTATGTGTAATTTGTAAAgtattgaatatttgttaaaaaatttatagttttcacTGTATATTCATagattaataaagtttaataatttatgcattattgATTCTTGTATTGTTTTAATATCCCAACTCAATGaagtgatttattattattttaggaaacTGATGGCTTGGAAGAAAAACGACAAACTCTTCAAAGTGAGATCCAGTACCTTACTCTTCAGAAAGAAGAATTGGAATTCATTCTTGAAGCTCATAAAGCCACCTGCAAATTAGatatgaatcataaaaataaatctgtcgATACAAAGCCTAACTTAAGTAAGTTAAAGCCATGTAATCGACCAAATTCCTTGTCATTGTCTTCCAACTTCAACAGTGACAGTGGTACCTCCATGAAGTCATCTCCAAATATCAATGGAATGAACTCTTCCTTGAATACACCATCTACTGGACTCTATCAGTTTGAGTCTTTAATGG encodes:
- the LOC129966516 gene encoding transcription factor kayak-like is translated as MYSQLNEKNLSADRLFAADILSSMANGADESSPSVPISSIGGLTCGIPTRTTPTLTPTTLRNIEESFMELSSIPPAPLEHQHQAGFAPPVVSFASVPKQEDNHWADDCMLSSDRSMDSPIPSEASSSSRSMKTGRSGGRRPLKDEKLSPEEEERRRIRRERNKLAAARCRKRRMELTTNLMQETDGLEEKRQTLQSEIQYLTLQKEELEFILEAHKATCKLDMNHKNKSVDTKPNLSKLKPCNRPNSLSLSSNFNSDSGTSMKSSPNINGMNSSLNTPSTGLYQFESLMDGNGGTATSASGFVISSCGGQQRSSSSDLSSPDSITPPKLVSL